The Chloroflexus aggregans DSM 9485 genome segment CAGCATATCCGCGCTCTCGAAGATTCGCTCGGCACCGCGCTGTTTGTTCGTGGTCGGCGTGGTGTTGAGCTGACACCCGCCGGGCAACGGTTGCTGGCCTACTGTGAAGGTATCTTTCGCCTCGTTGCCGAGGCCGAATTGGCCGTTACCGATGTCGCCGGCTTGCGTAACGGTCTATTGACGATTGGGGTTACCCCCGGAGTGAGTGCGTATTTGCTACCCGAATGGGTGCAGATGTTTGGGCAACGCTATCCGCATCTGTCTGTAAGCTCTCAGACCGGTACGACGTCGGTGATTGTCGCCGAATTGCGGGGGGGAACGCTTGATCTGGGGGCAATTGAAGGTGAACTCGATGGTACTATCACCGATATTCAGCAGCAGCCGTTGCGTGAATTTGATCAATACGTCGTGGTGGGGCGACGTCATCCGTGGTGGGGACGCCATGAAGTGGCACTGAGCGAGTTGACCGGCCAACCAATGGTGATGCGTCAGGCAAACAGTCAAACTCGGACATGGCTTGAGCAAGCGTTACGCGATCAAGCACTGGTGCCACGTGTTATTGCGGAGCTTGATAACCTTGAGTCGATTAAACGGATGGTGATGATCGGAACCGGTATCACGATTTTACCGCTCTATACCATTACCACCGAGCAAGAACTCGGTGCGCTGCATCCGATTGCGATTACCGGAAGACC includes the following:
- a CDS encoding LysR family transcriptional regulator, producing the protein MIDLYKLDIFTRVVMAGSLSKAAEQLHMTQSGVSQHIRALEDSLGTALFVRGRRGVELTPAGQRLLAYCEGIFRLVAEAELAVTDVAGLRNGLLTIGVTPGVSAYLLPEWVQMFGQRYPHLSVSSQTGTTSVIVAELRGGTLDLGAIEGELDGTITDIQQQPLREFDQYVVVGRRHPWWGRHEVALSELTGQPMVMRQANSQTRTWLEQALRDQALVPRVIAELDNLESIKRMVMIGTGITILPLYTITTEQELGALHPIAITGRPLRRTLRLLWRAARPLTPVAYAFRQLLITYYSR